A genomic window from Megalobrama amblycephala isolate DHTTF-2021 linkage group LG2, ASM1881202v1, whole genome shotgun sequence includes:
- the erap1a gene encoding endoplasmic reticulum aminopeptidase 1 isoform X1: MLFSQSNCLRFAILFCVLFTGNHGMTVNTDSNVLPFPWDKMRLPETVKPQHYDLLIHPNLTSLTFTGVVQILIEVEQDTRAIILHSKNLKISKAQLLESRHHWDLQISEFEANEQIALFADGFTFEKGNHLVHLEFYANLSDSYHGFYKGRYTTNSGEVRMLASTQFEATHARAAFPCFDEPAFKANFTIRVRRESRHISISNMPKLRTVQLADGLLEDQFDTTVKMSTYLVAFIICDFHSISKKSQHGVEISVYTVPEKISQAEYALNTAVTLLDFYDEYFDIPYPLPKHGECESSSVDNGMHTLQSGLKSCENGYNCLLLADLAAIPDFQSGAMENWGLSTYRESGLLFDPEKSSSSDKLGITKVIAHELAHQWFGNLVTMQWWNDLWLNEGFAKFMEYVSVNITHPELQVDDYFLEKCFTAMSVDSLSSSHPISTPVENPAEISEMFDDVSYRKGACILNMLRDFLTPEAFKYGLIDYLKRHSYQNTVNAHLWESLTNICTSDGLDSGRLKLDGFCSKKRAESPASKWFMEDSVDVGAIMDTWTLQEGFPLVTVEVRGQEVILKQERYLKGEKSSTNSSTSSFLWQVPLTYITSHSSAVQRFLLKSEKDVLYLSEKVEWIKFNVDLRGYYIVHYESGGWDALISQLQQDHTVFSSNDRASLIHDIFQLVSIEKVPLDKALDLSLYLSKESAIMPVTQGFNELVPLYKLMEKRNMEELENQLKGHLVKLFKNLIDRQRWSDDGSVSERMLRNYLLLFACVRRYPSCISTATELFQKWKESDGKMLLPTDVSLVVYTEGARTDEGWDFLLEKYKRSTSPSEKWMIKAALSYTPLTHKLQWLLEKSIEGEIMKTQDLPSLVVTVSKNPKGFKLAWEFLKTNWAKLVKKFDLGSSAISRMTVGVTDQYSTREMLDEVQTFFSSLAQDQGSGLRSIQQALEKIQQNILWMDRNVPLLKAWLDSQSMIES, encoded by the exons ATGCTCTTCTCCCAGTCTAACTGCCTTAGATTTGCCATTTTATTCTGTGTCCTTTTTACTGGCAACCATGGGATGACTGTCAACACGGACTCAAATGTGTTGCCTTTTCCCTGGGACAAGATGAGATTGCCAGAAACAGTGAAACCCCAGCACTATGATCTCCTGATACACCCCAACCTGACCTCGCTGACCTTCACTGGTGTTGTCCAGATCCTCATAGAGGTAGAGCAGGACACCAGAGCCATCATCCTCCACAGCAAGAACCTTAAGATCTCCAAAGCTCAGCTTTTAGAGTCCAGACATCATTGGGATCTTCAGATCAGTGAGTTTGAAGCCAATGAACAGATTGCACTCTTCGCTGATGGCTTCACATTTGAGAAAGGAAACCATTTGGTGCATTTGGAGTTCTACGCCAACTTATCTGATAGTTATCATGGCTTTTATAAAGGCAGATACACCACAAACAGTGGAGAGGTCAG GATGTTGGCGTCCACTCAGTTTGAGGCGACACATGCTCGAGCCGCCTTCCCTTGTTTTGATGAACCTGCATTCAAAGCCAACTTTACCATCCGTGTGCGAAGAGAATCAAGGCACATTTCCATATCCAACATGCCCAAG CTGAGAACTGTACAACTGGCTGACGGGCTACTGGAGGATCAATTCGACACGACGGTGAAGATGAGCACCTACCTGGTGGCCTTCATCATCTGTGATTTCCACTCCATCAGTAAAAAAAGTCAGCATGGAGTTGAG ATATCGGTGTATACGGTTCCCGAGAAGATCAGTCAGGCGGAATATGCTCTGAACACCGCCGTCACACTGCTAGACTTCTATGATGAATATTTTGACATCCCGTATCCACTTCCCAAACACGGTGAGTGTGAAAGTTCTTCTGTTGACAATGGCATGCATACTTTACAATCTGGCTTGAAATCATGCGAAAATGGCTATAATTGTCTTTTACTTGCAGATCTTGCTGCCATCCCAGATTTCCAATCCGGTGCTATGGAGAATTGGGGTCTGTCGACGTACAGAGAGTCTGGTTTGCTCTTTGACCCTGAGAAATCCTCTTCCTCTGATAAACTGGGCATCACTAAAGTCATCGCCCATGAACTAGCACATCAG TGGTTCGGAAACCTGGTGACAATGCAGTGGTGGAATGACCTGTGGCTAAACGAGGGCTTCGCCAAGTTCATGGAGTATGTGTCTGTCAACATCACCCACCCTGAGCTGCAAGTG GATGATTATTTCCTGGAGAAGTGCTTCACCGCCATGTCAGTGGACTCTTTAAGCTCCTCACACCCCATTTCCACCCCAGTGGAGAATCCTGCGGAAATCAGCGAGATGTTTGATGATGTTTCCTACCGGAAG GGAGCGTGTATCTTGAACATGCTGAGGGATTTCCTGACCCCGGAGGCTTTCAAGTACGGTCTTATAGACTACCTGAAGAGACACAGCTACCAGAACACCGTGAACGCTCATCTCTGGGAAAGTCTTACCAAT ATCTGCACTTCTGATGGACTGGATTCAGGGAGACTAAAACTCGATGGATTCTGTTCCAAAAAAAGGGCTGAATCTCCAGCTTCT AAATGGTTCATGGAGGACAGTGTTGACGTTGGAGCCATCATGGACACCTGGACGCTGCAGGAGGGGTTTCCTTTAGTCACTgtagaggtcagaggtcaagaGGTCATTCTCAAACAGGAGCGCTATCTTAAAGGAGAAAAATCTTCAACGAATTCAAG TACGTCGAGCTTCCTGTGGCAGGTCCCTCTGACTTACATCACCAGTCACAGTAGCGCAGTGCAGCGATTCTTGCTGAAAAGTGAAAAAG ATGTGTTGTACCTGTCTGAGAAGGTGGAGTGGATTAAATTCAATGTGGACCTGCGGGGGTATTATATTGTCCACTATGAGTCTGGAGGCTGGGACGCTTTGATCAGTCAACTCCAGCAGGATCACACAGTGTTCAGCAGCAACGACAGGGCCAGTCTCATCCACGACATCTTTCAGCTGGTCAG CATAGAGAAAGTCCCACTGGATAAAGCTCTGGATTTGAGCTTGTACCTCAGTAAAGAGTCGGCGATCATGCCGGTGACGCAGGGATTCAATGAGCTGGTGCCGCTTTACAAACTCATGGAGAAGAGAAACATGGAGGAACTGGAGAACCAGCTGAAG GGTCATTTAGTGAAGTTATTCAAGAACCTGATTGACCGTCAGCGCTGGTCTGATGATGGGTCTGTATCCGAGCGGATGCTCAGGAATTACCTGCTGTTGTTTGCCTGTGTCCGCCGTTACCCATCCTGCATCAGCACCGCCACTGAACTCTTCCAGAAGTGGAAAGAATCTGATGGCAAAATGCT GCTGCCTACTGACGTGAGTTTGGTGGTCTACACTGAAGGAGCGCGCACAGATGAAGGTTGGGACTTCCTGTTGGAGAAATACAAGCGTTCCACCTCACCATCGGAGAAGTGGATGATTAAAGCCGCCCTCTCATACACCCCATTAACTCACAAACTTCAGTG GCTTTTGGAAAAAAGCATTGAGGGAGAGATCATGAAAACTCAAGACCTGCCGTCACTGGTCGTCACTGTCAGCAAAAACCCAAAAGGCTTTAAACTCGCCTGGGAGTTCCTGAAGACCAACTGGGCGAAACTTGTGAAAAA GTTTGATCTGGGTTCATCTGCAATATCTCGCATGACGGTTGGAGTGACTGATCAGTATTCCACCAGAGAAATGCTTGATGAG GTCCAGACATTCTTCAGTTCACTAGCTCAGGATCAGGGCTCTGGGCTCCGCAGCATCCAACAGGCCCTGGAGAAAATCCAGCAGAACATCCTCTGGATGGACAGGAACGTCCCACTACTGAAAGCCTGGCTGGACAGCCAGTCCATGATTGAGTCCTGA
- the erap1a gene encoding endoplasmic reticulum aminopeptidase 1 isoform X2: protein MLFSQSNCLRFAILFCVLFTGNHGMTVNTDSNVLPFPWDKMRLPETVKPQHYDLLIHPNLTSLTFTGVVQILIEVEQDTRAIILHSKNLKISKAQLLESRHHWDLQISEFEANEQIALFADGFTFEKGNHLVHLEFYANLSDSYHGFYKGRYTTNSGEVRMLASTQFEATHARAAFPCFDEPAFKANFTIRVRRESRHISISNMPKLRTVQLADGLLEDQFDTTVKMSTYLVAFIICDFHSISKKSQHGVEISVYTVPEKISQAEYALNTAVTLLDFYDEYFDIPYPLPKHDLAAIPDFQSGAMENWGLSTYRESGLLFDPEKSSSSDKLGITKVIAHELAHQWFGNLVTMQWWNDLWLNEGFAKFMEYVSVNITHPELQVDDYFLEKCFTAMSVDSLSSSHPISTPVENPAEISEMFDDVSYRKGACILNMLRDFLTPEAFKYGLIDYLKRHSYQNTVNAHLWESLTNICTSDGLDSGRLKLDGFCSKKRAESPASQKWFMEDSVDVGAIMDTWTLQEGFPLVTVEVRGQEVILKQERYLKGEKSSTNSSTSSFLWQVPLTYITSHSSAVQRFLLKSEKDVLYLSEKVEWIKFNVDLRGYYIVHYESGGWDALISQLQQDHTVFSSNDRASLIHDIFQLVSIEKVPLDKALDLSLYLSKESAIMPVTQGFNELVPLYKLMEKRNMEELENQLKGHLVKLFKNLIDRQRWSDDGSVSERMLRNYLLLFACVRRYPSCISTATELFQKWKESDGKMLLPTDVSLVVYTEGARTDEGWDFLLEKYKRSTSPSEKWMIKAALSYTPLTHKLQWLLEKSIEGEIMKTQDLPSLVVTVSKNPKGFKLAWEFLKTNWAKLVKKFDLGSSAISRMTVGVTDQYSTREMLDEVQTFFSSLAQDQGSGLRSIQQALEKIQQNILWMDRNVPLLKAWLDSQSMIES, encoded by the exons ATGCTCTTCTCCCAGTCTAACTGCCTTAGATTTGCCATTTTATTCTGTGTCCTTTTTACTGGCAACCATGGGATGACTGTCAACACGGACTCAAATGTGTTGCCTTTTCCCTGGGACAAGATGAGATTGCCAGAAACAGTGAAACCCCAGCACTATGATCTCCTGATACACCCCAACCTGACCTCGCTGACCTTCACTGGTGTTGTCCAGATCCTCATAGAGGTAGAGCAGGACACCAGAGCCATCATCCTCCACAGCAAGAACCTTAAGATCTCCAAAGCTCAGCTTTTAGAGTCCAGACATCATTGGGATCTTCAGATCAGTGAGTTTGAAGCCAATGAACAGATTGCACTCTTCGCTGATGGCTTCACATTTGAGAAAGGAAACCATTTGGTGCATTTGGAGTTCTACGCCAACTTATCTGATAGTTATCATGGCTTTTATAAAGGCAGATACACCACAAACAGTGGAGAGGTCAG GATGTTGGCGTCCACTCAGTTTGAGGCGACACATGCTCGAGCCGCCTTCCCTTGTTTTGATGAACCTGCATTCAAAGCCAACTTTACCATCCGTGTGCGAAGAGAATCAAGGCACATTTCCATATCCAACATGCCCAAG CTGAGAACTGTACAACTGGCTGACGGGCTACTGGAGGATCAATTCGACACGACGGTGAAGATGAGCACCTACCTGGTGGCCTTCATCATCTGTGATTTCCACTCCATCAGTAAAAAAAGTCAGCATGGAGTTGAG ATATCGGTGTATACGGTTCCCGAGAAGATCAGTCAGGCGGAATATGCTCTGAACACCGCCGTCACACTGCTAGACTTCTATGATGAATATTTTGACATCCCGTATCCACTTCCCAAACACG ATCTTGCTGCCATCCCAGATTTCCAATCCGGTGCTATGGAGAATTGGGGTCTGTCGACGTACAGAGAGTCTGGTTTGCTCTTTGACCCTGAGAAATCCTCTTCCTCTGATAAACTGGGCATCACTAAAGTCATCGCCCATGAACTAGCACATCAG TGGTTCGGAAACCTGGTGACAATGCAGTGGTGGAATGACCTGTGGCTAAACGAGGGCTTCGCCAAGTTCATGGAGTATGTGTCTGTCAACATCACCCACCCTGAGCTGCAAGTG GATGATTATTTCCTGGAGAAGTGCTTCACCGCCATGTCAGTGGACTCTTTAAGCTCCTCACACCCCATTTCCACCCCAGTGGAGAATCCTGCGGAAATCAGCGAGATGTTTGATGATGTTTCCTACCGGAAG GGAGCGTGTATCTTGAACATGCTGAGGGATTTCCTGACCCCGGAGGCTTTCAAGTACGGTCTTATAGACTACCTGAAGAGACACAGCTACCAGAACACCGTGAACGCTCATCTCTGGGAAAGTCTTACCAAT ATCTGCACTTCTGATGGACTGGATTCAGGGAGACTAAAACTCGATGGATTCTGTTCCAAAAAAAGGGCTGAATCTCCAGCTTCT CAGAAATGGTTCATGGAGGACAGTGTTGACGTTGGAGCCATCATGGACACCTGGACGCTGCAGGAGGGGTTTCCTTTAGTCACTgtagaggtcagaggtcaagaGGTCATTCTCAAACAGGAGCGCTATCTTAAAGGAGAAAAATCTTCAACGAATTCAAG TACGTCGAGCTTCCTGTGGCAGGTCCCTCTGACTTACATCACCAGTCACAGTAGCGCAGTGCAGCGATTCTTGCTGAAAAGTGAAAAAG ATGTGTTGTACCTGTCTGAGAAGGTGGAGTGGATTAAATTCAATGTGGACCTGCGGGGGTATTATATTGTCCACTATGAGTCTGGAGGCTGGGACGCTTTGATCAGTCAACTCCAGCAGGATCACACAGTGTTCAGCAGCAACGACAGGGCCAGTCTCATCCACGACATCTTTCAGCTGGTCAG CATAGAGAAAGTCCCACTGGATAAAGCTCTGGATTTGAGCTTGTACCTCAGTAAAGAGTCGGCGATCATGCCGGTGACGCAGGGATTCAATGAGCTGGTGCCGCTTTACAAACTCATGGAGAAGAGAAACATGGAGGAACTGGAGAACCAGCTGAAG GGTCATTTAGTGAAGTTATTCAAGAACCTGATTGACCGTCAGCGCTGGTCTGATGATGGGTCTGTATCCGAGCGGATGCTCAGGAATTACCTGCTGTTGTTTGCCTGTGTCCGCCGTTACCCATCCTGCATCAGCACCGCCACTGAACTCTTCCAGAAGTGGAAAGAATCTGATGGCAAAATGCT GCTGCCTACTGACGTGAGTTTGGTGGTCTACACTGAAGGAGCGCGCACAGATGAAGGTTGGGACTTCCTGTTGGAGAAATACAAGCGTTCCACCTCACCATCGGAGAAGTGGATGATTAAAGCCGCCCTCTCATACACCCCATTAACTCACAAACTTCAGTG GCTTTTGGAAAAAAGCATTGAGGGAGAGATCATGAAAACTCAAGACCTGCCGTCACTGGTCGTCACTGTCAGCAAAAACCCAAAAGGCTTTAAACTCGCCTGGGAGTTCCTGAAGACCAACTGGGCGAAACTTGTGAAAAA GTTTGATCTGGGTTCATCTGCAATATCTCGCATGACGGTTGGAGTGACTGATCAGTATTCCACCAGAGAAATGCTTGATGAG GTCCAGACATTCTTCAGTTCACTAGCTCAGGATCAGGGCTCTGGGCTCCGCAGCATCCAACAGGCCCTGGAGAAAATCCAGCAGAACATCCTCTGGATGGACAGGAACGTCCCACTACTGAAAGCCTGGCTGGACAGCCAGTCCATGATTGAGTCCTGA
- the erap1a gene encoding endoplasmic reticulum aminopeptidase 1 isoform X3, translating to MLFSQSNCLRFAILFCVLFTGNHGMTVNTDSNVLPFPWDKMRLPETVKPQHYDLLIHPNLTSLTFTGVVQILIEVEQDTRAIILHSKNLKISKAQLLESRHHWDLQISEFEANEQIALFADGFTFEKGNHLVHLEFYANLSDSYHGFYKGRYTTNSGEVRMLASTQFEATHARAAFPCFDEPAFKANFTIRVRRESRHISISNMPKLRTVQLADGLLEDQFDTTVKMSTYLVAFIICDFHSISKKSQHGVEISVYTVPEKISQAEYALNTAVTLLDFYDEYFDIPYPLPKHDLAAIPDFQSGAMENWGLSTYRESGLLFDPEKSSSSDKLGITKVIAHELAHQWFGNLVTMQWWNDLWLNEGFAKFMEYVSVNITHPELQVDDYFLEKCFTAMSVDSLSSSHPISTPVENPAEISEMFDDVSYRKGACILNMLRDFLTPEAFKYGLIDYLKRHSYQNTVNAHLWESLTNICTSDGLDSGRLKLDGFCSKKRAESPASKWFMEDSVDVGAIMDTWTLQEGFPLVTVEVRGQEVILKQERYLKGEKSSTNSSTSSFLWQVPLTYITSHSSAVQRFLLKSEKDVLYLSEKVEWIKFNVDLRGYYIVHYESGGWDALISQLQQDHTVFSSNDRASLIHDIFQLVSIEKVPLDKALDLSLYLSKESAIMPVTQGFNELVPLYKLMEKRNMEELENQLKGHLVKLFKNLIDRQRWSDDGSVSERMLRNYLLLFACVRRYPSCISTATELFQKWKESDGKMLLPTDVSLVVYTEGARTDEGWDFLLEKYKRSTSPSEKWMIKAALSYTPLTHKLQWLLEKSIEGEIMKTQDLPSLVVTVSKNPKGFKLAWEFLKTNWAKLVKKFDLGSSAISRMTVGVTDQYSTREMLDEVQTFFSSLAQDQGSGLRSIQQALEKIQQNILWMDRNVPLLKAWLDSQSMIES from the exons ATGCTCTTCTCCCAGTCTAACTGCCTTAGATTTGCCATTTTATTCTGTGTCCTTTTTACTGGCAACCATGGGATGACTGTCAACACGGACTCAAATGTGTTGCCTTTTCCCTGGGACAAGATGAGATTGCCAGAAACAGTGAAACCCCAGCACTATGATCTCCTGATACACCCCAACCTGACCTCGCTGACCTTCACTGGTGTTGTCCAGATCCTCATAGAGGTAGAGCAGGACACCAGAGCCATCATCCTCCACAGCAAGAACCTTAAGATCTCCAAAGCTCAGCTTTTAGAGTCCAGACATCATTGGGATCTTCAGATCAGTGAGTTTGAAGCCAATGAACAGATTGCACTCTTCGCTGATGGCTTCACATTTGAGAAAGGAAACCATTTGGTGCATTTGGAGTTCTACGCCAACTTATCTGATAGTTATCATGGCTTTTATAAAGGCAGATACACCACAAACAGTGGAGAGGTCAG GATGTTGGCGTCCACTCAGTTTGAGGCGACACATGCTCGAGCCGCCTTCCCTTGTTTTGATGAACCTGCATTCAAAGCCAACTTTACCATCCGTGTGCGAAGAGAATCAAGGCACATTTCCATATCCAACATGCCCAAG CTGAGAACTGTACAACTGGCTGACGGGCTACTGGAGGATCAATTCGACACGACGGTGAAGATGAGCACCTACCTGGTGGCCTTCATCATCTGTGATTTCCACTCCATCAGTAAAAAAAGTCAGCATGGAGTTGAG ATATCGGTGTATACGGTTCCCGAGAAGATCAGTCAGGCGGAATATGCTCTGAACACCGCCGTCACACTGCTAGACTTCTATGATGAATATTTTGACATCCCGTATCCACTTCCCAAACACG ATCTTGCTGCCATCCCAGATTTCCAATCCGGTGCTATGGAGAATTGGGGTCTGTCGACGTACAGAGAGTCTGGTTTGCTCTTTGACCCTGAGAAATCCTCTTCCTCTGATAAACTGGGCATCACTAAAGTCATCGCCCATGAACTAGCACATCAG TGGTTCGGAAACCTGGTGACAATGCAGTGGTGGAATGACCTGTGGCTAAACGAGGGCTTCGCCAAGTTCATGGAGTATGTGTCTGTCAACATCACCCACCCTGAGCTGCAAGTG GATGATTATTTCCTGGAGAAGTGCTTCACCGCCATGTCAGTGGACTCTTTAAGCTCCTCACACCCCATTTCCACCCCAGTGGAGAATCCTGCGGAAATCAGCGAGATGTTTGATGATGTTTCCTACCGGAAG GGAGCGTGTATCTTGAACATGCTGAGGGATTTCCTGACCCCGGAGGCTTTCAAGTACGGTCTTATAGACTACCTGAAGAGACACAGCTACCAGAACACCGTGAACGCTCATCTCTGGGAAAGTCTTACCAAT ATCTGCACTTCTGATGGACTGGATTCAGGGAGACTAAAACTCGATGGATTCTGTTCCAAAAAAAGGGCTGAATCTCCAGCTTCT AAATGGTTCATGGAGGACAGTGTTGACGTTGGAGCCATCATGGACACCTGGACGCTGCAGGAGGGGTTTCCTTTAGTCACTgtagaggtcagaggtcaagaGGTCATTCTCAAACAGGAGCGCTATCTTAAAGGAGAAAAATCTTCAACGAATTCAAG TACGTCGAGCTTCCTGTGGCAGGTCCCTCTGACTTACATCACCAGTCACAGTAGCGCAGTGCAGCGATTCTTGCTGAAAAGTGAAAAAG ATGTGTTGTACCTGTCTGAGAAGGTGGAGTGGATTAAATTCAATGTGGACCTGCGGGGGTATTATATTGTCCACTATGAGTCTGGAGGCTGGGACGCTTTGATCAGTCAACTCCAGCAGGATCACACAGTGTTCAGCAGCAACGACAGGGCCAGTCTCATCCACGACATCTTTCAGCTGGTCAG CATAGAGAAAGTCCCACTGGATAAAGCTCTGGATTTGAGCTTGTACCTCAGTAAAGAGTCGGCGATCATGCCGGTGACGCAGGGATTCAATGAGCTGGTGCCGCTTTACAAACTCATGGAGAAGAGAAACATGGAGGAACTGGAGAACCAGCTGAAG GGTCATTTAGTGAAGTTATTCAAGAACCTGATTGACCGTCAGCGCTGGTCTGATGATGGGTCTGTATCCGAGCGGATGCTCAGGAATTACCTGCTGTTGTTTGCCTGTGTCCGCCGTTACCCATCCTGCATCAGCACCGCCACTGAACTCTTCCAGAAGTGGAAAGAATCTGATGGCAAAATGCT GCTGCCTACTGACGTGAGTTTGGTGGTCTACACTGAAGGAGCGCGCACAGATGAAGGTTGGGACTTCCTGTTGGAGAAATACAAGCGTTCCACCTCACCATCGGAGAAGTGGATGATTAAAGCCGCCCTCTCATACACCCCATTAACTCACAAACTTCAGTG GCTTTTGGAAAAAAGCATTGAGGGAGAGATCATGAAAACTCAAGACCTGCCGTCACTGGTCGTCACTGTCAGCAAAAACCCAAAAGGCTTTAAACTCGCCTGGGAGTTCCTGAAGACCAACTGGGCGAAACTTGTGAAAAA GTTTGATCTGGGTTCATCTGCAATATCTCGCATGACGGTTGGAGTGACTGATCAGTATTCCACCAGAGAAATGCTTGATGAG GTCCAGACATTCTTCAGTTCACTAGCTCAGGATCAGGGCTCTGGGCTCCGCAGCATCCAACAGGCCCTGGAGAAAATCCAGCAGAACATCCTCTGGATGGACAGGAACGTCCCACTACTGAAAGCCTGGCTGGACAGCCAGTCCATGATTGAGTCCTGA